The window TGATGAGAGCCGCCAGGGCCAGCAGTATTACTGCCGCCGCATAAGCCTCGTTTATATGGAGCCCTTCGCTTGCAAGGCTGTAAGCGTGGACCGCAAGGGTACGTCCCGATGAAAAGAGATTTTCAGGCAACCGGGCCACTGTCCCCGCAGTAAAGATGAGGGCCGCAGTCTCGCCTATGATCCTGCCCGAGGCCAATATGATGCCGCCCAGTATACCGGGGGCAGCCGGGGGCAGCACCACGGCAAAGACTGTCCGCAAACGGCCCGCCCCAAGGCCGAAACTCCCTTCGCGGTACATATCGGGCACCGAGAGCAGGGCTTCCTCTGCAGTACGCATAATAAGGGGAAGTATCATGATTGTCAGGGTAAAACTCCCGGCAAGCAGAGAATAACCCCAGTGAAGGCGTATCACAAAGAGGAGCATGCCGAAAAGGCCGTACACAATGGAAGGAATCCCCGCCAAGGTTTCTGCCGCAAGCCGTACCGCCCGAACCAGTTTGTTTCCCCTGCCGGCATATTCGGCAAGATAAATGGCGGCGAAGATGCCGAGAGGCGCTGCAATCAAAAGTGAAAGGAAGGTCATGATCACGGTATTGATAAGCGCGGGGAGGAGCGAGGAATTCTCGCTGGTATAAACCGGGGAGAAAAGTTTTAGGCTTATGTTAGGTATGCCCTTTATCAGGATATATGCGGAGATAAAAATGATGATCAATATGGTGATACCTGCCGCCGCATAAACCAAAGAACGCAGGAACAGGGAAAAAGGTTTTGCAGGAAATCGCGCCGAGTGATGGGTTTTCACTTTTTTCCTCCCTTGTTGAGTGAAAAAAGCACATTGATGATGAGAATAAACACAAACAGTACTACCGCTGTCCCTATGAGGGCTTCGCGGTGAAGGTCGGCGGCGTAACCCATTTCGAGTACAATGTTGGCGGTCATGGTACGCACCCCCTTGAAGAGGCTTTTGGGCACAACTGCCTGATTCCCGGCCACCATGATGACCGCCATGGTCTCGCCGATGGAGCGCCCTATGCCCAGTATCACCGCCGCCATGATCCCCTGCTTTGCCGCAGGAAGCAGGGCGAAAAAGACCGCCTCCTCATGGCTTGCCCCAAGGGCGAGGGCGCCTTCGTAGTAGGTTTCGGGCACTGCCCTGATGGCCGCTTCCGAGACGCTTATTATTGTAGGAAGTATCATCATTCCCAGGAGTATAGAAGCGCTGAGTATGCTCTTTCCGCTGCCTCCTGTGAGGTAACGGATAAATGGTACTAATACTACTAATCCGAAAAATCCGTACACCACCGAAGGTATGCCAGCCAGCAGGTTTACCGCCGGGCTTAACACTGTGTGAAGACGGCGGGGGCAAAAACGGGCCATAAAGACCGCCGTGAGTATCCCTATGGGAACCCCAGTGATGATGGCCCCGGCGGTAACATAGAGGCTCCCCAAAATCATGGGGCCTATTCCGTAGAGATTGTTTGTAGGTTTCCACTGGGTTCCTGCAAGAAATTTAAAGACGCCGATTTTCCCAATTGCCGGAAATCCGTTGGCGAAAAGGAAAAGGCAGATTAACAATACGCTAAAAATTGCAGCGCAGGCCGCAATCAGGAAGATTGCGGCCATGACTTTTTCTCTTAACCAGTGGTTCATGGGTTTTGCGTATCCGCTAAGGGTACTGCTAAAGGTCTTACCATGTTTTCACGCTTCCCGTGAAGATGTCCTTTACCTGATCTTTGGACAGCCCGTCAAGGGGATTCTTGAGGTTTACTATCACTGCAATACCGTCCATGGCTATAGTCTGAGCCGTGAGGCCCTTCTCTTCTTCGCTGGACTTGAGTTCCCGCGAAGCCATTCCGATATCGCAGATGCCGCTTATAACCGCGTTCATGCCAGTGGAAGAATCGCTCTGCTGTATCTCGATGTCCAGGCCGGAATTGATTTTAAGATATGCTTCGCGGAGTTTTTCCATCACCGGGGTTACCGAGGAAGAACCCGCCACGATAACTTTGCCCGAAACTTTCCCCCCCGTAAAGGCGCCCTTATTATCCATGGGTATATAGCCGTTTTTTTCTATCACCGCCTGTCCTTCCCTGCTCATAATGAAGCTGATGAAGTCCGCGGCCTGGGAAGTGGGGCTTCCCTTAAGGGCAATAAGGAAGGGTCGGGAAATCTTGTAGCTTCCATTCAGGATATTGGCAACGCTGGCGGTAACCCCGTCTATCTTCAGGGCCTTTACGGTACTGTCGAGCGAACCCAGGGAGATATACCCGATGGCGTTTATATCTCCTGCAACCGAGGTCATCATGACTGCCGTGTTGTTGGTGATTTCCGCGCTGTCCGTGGTCATGTCAGCCTTGTTGGCGTCCAGCACATTGAAGAGTTCCGTAAAGGCACTCCTCGTACCCGAGCCGTCCTCGCGGCTTATAATCGTAATCTGTTTTTTCTGAGCCTGGCTGCCGCCTGCGGCAAAAACCGCGGGGCTCCAGAAAACGCCTGCCAAAAGGGCAGATGCCATGATAGTTCTGAAAATGCTTTTCATTTGTTTCTCCTTCCTTGATTAAAAACATAAGGGAGGAGAGTAAAATATCAATCTAAAGTTTGTAAAATTTGTGTAAAATCAAAGAGGTTCCGGAATATCAGGGAATTTTGGCGACCGAGGCAGTCATCCCCTGTTTGGTGTAAATTTTGTTGGGATTATGGGGATCCAAAAGCCGCTCCCCTCTATGGAAGAAAACATATTGATACGTTCCCGGCGGAAGGGCCAGAGTGAGGGTATAGACGCCGGGGCTTGTTTCCCTGAGTTCGTACATGAAGGGATCCCAGCCGTTAAAAGTACCGCCCACGGTGATGGTCTCCCCAGGGGCGGAATTATAGGTAAAACGGAGGCTTCCTGCGGGGGCGTCGAATGTTGAGGGCGGTTTGGCGCGGACAGGGATGGCAACCCTGGACTGGGTAAGGCCTGCCTCATCCCTCACCGCCAGGGGGTTCAGGGGGTCGGGAGTCCAGAGGCCCTCGATGACCATGCGGTAATCAAGATTCCCTATATCTTCGGGTATGGTCTGGACATGGAAAAGTATGCCCGAATCCTTGTTTGGATTGATGTTTTTCTTCTTTCCCATGGCGGCAATGACCGCAGGATCCTCGGGGATCATGAGTTTTTTGTACCAGTAGACCCTGGAATAGCCCTCAAAGGCAAAGGAAATGCCCACCCGGCGGTAGCTTGAGGGGGCGGTGAAGATGACCGTATCCTCAAAAATCACCGGAGCCCCAGGACCGGGAAGGGTCAAAAGGCGATCAATAAATTGATAAGACTCTAAATCAGCAGCCCCTATAATGCCGATAGTTAATATAAGGAGCGCCGTAGCCATTATGCTTTTCATACGATTCTTTACAATTATCGGCGGATAAACCAATATCTTAATATGCCGTCATTGAGAGACCTGGAAGAGTTTAAGTCCTCATTCAGCCATTTAGGCAGGGAAGATCAAACCAGGCTCGAGCTGGATATGCCGGCTGACGACCTCCCCCTCCCGGATCATGAGCCGGCGGTCTTGTCTGCCGACAGCGGTCCAGCCGTAAGCCAGGGCACCGGCCAGGATGCTGATGATTTTGGAGGCCTCGACGATTTCGCTCCCTTTGATGATGCCGGTACTGACAGCCCTGACGCTCCTCTAGCCGATGGCGGCGCGGACGCTTCTTTTTCAAATGCGGATAGCGGTTCCGATTTTATGGATTTTGGCGACCTGGGCGACCTTTTGGGCAGTTCAGGTCCGGATCTCAATCCGGATGATGCTGAGCCTGATTTGGGCGAATTTGATCTCGGCGAAAACGCCGCCCCCGATCCTGCCGCCGATGCCATGGGCGATTTTCTGGATACCCTCCCCAATGATCCCGGCGCCGTGGAAGAGCCATTGGATGATATTTCTGAAGATGCTGCCCCTCCTGACGAGCTGCCCGCAGATGACGACTTCAGCATGCCCGAGGATTTGCTCAACGGACTGGCTGATGATATTGAATCCGAGCGGGCCTCTGCGGATACGGGAGATTTAGGCGATTTCGGAAGCGATCTTGATTTGGAAAGCCTCCCTGATTTTGGGTCAGATGAGATAACCGCTTCTGACGAAAATACCTCCGATATTGAAATCCCCGATCTCGATGAAGATCTGGGCTCTTTCGAAGATGCTGAACCTGTTGATGATGTTCCAGCTGCCGCAGGGGCAGACGAAGAGAGCATGGATCTTTCCTTTGATGAAGGGGACGGCGGTTTTGATCTGGGCGGCGAAAGCCTCGATCTTGATACCTCAAGCATGGGCGGCGATACTTTTGATAATTTCAACCTTGACAGTGATGCGCTTAAAGCTGATTTCAATATAGGAAGCGATATCGCATCAGGGGATGCCGCCGCCAGCAGCGGGTTTGGGGACGATTTTGGCAATCTCGAGGATTTTTCCCTTCCCGGCATTGACAATGTGTTTAACGGCAGGACGCCGGGCGCAGCGCCGGGCCAGGCGGCCCCGGCCGGCACTAAAGGGGCCGTGGTCGATGAGGCCGATTTGCTGGGCGAGGTTGAAGAAATCTCCCTCACTGATGAGGATTTTGGCAAACTTCAGGATACCCTGGCCTCCTATCCCCTCAACCTCAGGATAGCCTGCGAAGAGCTCATTGCCGAGGAAGCGGTCTCCCCTGATCTCATGTCCAATTTGATAAAGCTTCTTGTCAGAGGGGCACCCGCCAAAGAGACTGCCGCGCTGGCAGGGAAGATACTGGGCCGCACCATTCCCATACCCAAAGGCTTTGAAAAAAAGACCGGCGAAGAGCTTGAAGCTGAACAGGCGAGTTTTGCCTATATCTTTGTGCATAACTTCCTTCCGGTGCTCAGGCTTTTTATGGGGATTGCCCTGGTGGCAGTATCATTGGGCTATTTGATTTGGAATTTTATCTATCTTCCCCAAAAAGCTGAATCAATTTACAAGAAAGGCTACGAGAGGATTGCTGCCGGCGAATACGGCAGGGCCAATGATCGCTTTAACGAAGCCTTCGGGATTCATCAGAAAAAAGATTGGTTCTATAAATACGCAGAAGCTTTTAGGGACGAACGGCAGTATATCTACGCCGAAGAAAAGTACGATCAGCTTCTGTATTACACCGCTTCAAAAAATAAAAGGCATATCCCTGAGAAAAAAGCGGTCCTTGATTATGCGAACCTTGAGACCAATTATCTTAGGAATTATGCCAAGGCCGACAGCCTTTTATGGCGCAATATTTTGGATTATATCCCTTATGACAGGGATGCCCTTTTGGCCCTGGGCGATAATAACCTGGCATGGGGCGAGATAGAGCCTGCCCGCTATGAGGATGCCAGGGAAGCTTATGCCAAGCTGCTGGAAAATTACGGCCGGACCGATCCGGTTTTGGAACGCATGCTGAAATATTTTATCCGCACCGACAACCTTGGCGAAGTCCTGCCTCTGCAGAATTACTTTATGTACTCAGAGAAACGGAGGATCACAGCGCCAACCCTTGCCGAACTTGGCGGTTATCTTTTGGATAAACGTACCGAAGAAGTCCGGGGCGTCCCCAATGAATACCGGGACAGCATCGGGGGCATACGCGATGTGCTCCTTCGGGCAGTGCGCAGCGATACCATGCTCCCCGAATCCTATTACCATCTGTCGCGCTATTACGAATACTACGGCAATTCAAACGATGAACGCCTTACCCTGGAACGGGCCAACGCGGCTTTTGACGCTGCCAGGGAAGAAACACCCCGCCGCCTGGCTTACCGAATTGACGCCCTCCGACGCTATGCAGGTATACTCATCAATCGCAGGGAATTCTTCCCCGCCGAAGAGCAGCTCGTCAAGGGAGTCCATCTTTACGAAGACGGCCTTTCCCGCCGTATCCTGAAATCTTCCCCTGCCTATGGCAAGTTGTATGCGGATCTGGGCGACCTTGAATATTTTGTGAAAGACGGCGACATGAGAACCGCCATCGGTTATTACCGGGATTCCGAGCGCACTGGCTATGCCCCGCCCGAAATCCTCTACCGCATGGGGGCAGCCCATTACCAGCTCCGCCAGTGGCCCGATGCGCTGAACCGTTTCTTTGCGGCCTCTTCCGAAATGCCCCTTAACCGCCGCATCCTCTATGCCCTGGGGAATGTTTCCTATCTCAGGGGCAACTACCACGCAGCCCAGGGCTACTATGACCGCCTCCTCGAAATCCTCGACGCCGACCGTTCCCGCTTCCCCCTCATTATGCCCACGGACAATGAAGAACAGCTTGAGCTTGCCGAACGCCTCATGGTCGCCCAAAACAACATGGGCGTAACCCTGGAAGCCCTTACCGAACGCACCGGCTCCAACAGTTACCGTTCCCGCGCCCAGGGCCTCTATTCCGACTCCGAACGCGCCTGGGACGTGATGACCCGCAACCCCCTCAGCATGGTCCGCATGCGCCCCTCCCCCGAAATCACCGCCCCCGGCGTTAACCCAGCCTACCTCAACGTCCAGAACAGCCTCCACCCCGTGCCCGACTACGAACCCCAATTCTTCCTCCGCATAGACAAAGACGTCCTCGAACCCTCCCCCTGGGAAGGCCTTGCCCCCCCTGCTTTCCATCTGTCCGAAGGCCTCTCCTCGGGACGATGACCCCCGCAAGGGCCGGCAGGCCAAGCCGGAAGAACTTGACAGGAGAAGGGCGGGATTGGTAGTATCTTAAAGTTGAATGTCGGACGACTAACTCAGCGGGAGAGTGCTACCTTCACACGGTAGAAGTCACTGGTTCAATCCCAGTGTCGTCCAGGATTTTTCTGGCTAAATT is drawn from Leadbettera azotonutricia ZAS-9 and contains these coding sequences:
- a CDS encoding substrate-binding domain-containing protein, giving the protein MKSIFRTIMASALLAGVFWSPAVFAAGGSQAQKKQITIISREDGSGTRSAFTELFNVLDANKADMTTDSAEITNNTAVMMTSVAGDINAIGYISLGSLDSTVKALKIDGVTASVANILNGSYKISRPFLIALKGSPTSQAADFISFIMSREGQAVIEKNGYIPMDNKGAFTGGKVSGKVIVAGSSSVTPVMEKLREAYLKINSGLDIEIQQSDSSTGMNAVISGICDIGMASRELKSSEEEKGLTAQTIAMDGIAVIVNLKNPLDGLSKDQVKDIFTGSVKTW
- the pstC gene encoding phosphate ABC transporter permease subunit PstC is translated as MAAIFLIAACAAIFSVLLICLFLFANGFPAIGKIGVFKFLAGTQWKPTNNLYGIGPMILGSLYVTAGAIITGVPIGILTAVFMARFCPRRLHTVLSPAVNLLAGIPSVVYGFFGLVVLVPFIRYLTGGSGKSILSASILLGMMILPTIISVSEAAIRAVPETYYEGALALGASHEEAVFFALLPAAKQGIMAAVILGIGRSIGETMAVIMVAGNQAVVPKSLFKGVRTMTANIVLEMGYAADLHREALIGTAVVLFVFILIINVLFSLNKGGKK
- the pstA gene encoding phosphate ABC transporter permease PstA, producing MKTHHSARFPAKPFSLFLRSLVYAAAGITILIIIFISAYILIKGIPNISLKLFSPVYTSENSSLLPALINTVIMTFLSLLIAAPLGIFAAIYLAEYAGRGNKLVRAVRLAAETLAGIPSIVYGLFGMLLFVIRLHWGYSLLAGSFTLTIMILPLIMRTAEEALLSVPDMYREGSFGLGAGRLRTVFAVVLPPAAPGILGGIILASGRIIGETAALIFTAGTVARLPENLFSSGRTLAVHAYSLASEGLHINEAYAAAVILLALAALINTLSYMLAKKLMVST
- a CDS encoding isoamylase; the encoded protein is MKSIMATALLILTIGIIGAADLESYQFIDRLLTLPGPGAPVIFEDTVIFTAPSSYRRVGISFAFEGYSRVYWYKKLMIPEDPAVIAAMGKKKNINPNKDSGILFHVQTIPEDIGNLDYRMVIEGLWTPDPLNPLAVRDEAGLTQSRVAIPVRAKPPSTFDAPAGSLRFTYNSAPGETITVGGTFNGWDPFMYELRETSPGVYTLTLALPPGTYQYVFFHRGERLLDPHNPNKIYTKQGMTASVAKIP
- the flcA gene encoding periplasmic flagellar collar protein FlcA: MPSLRDLEEFKSSFSHLGREDQTRLELDMPADDLPLPDHEPAVLSADSGPAVSQGTGQDADDFGGLDDFAPFDDAGTDSPDAPLADGGADASFSNADSGSDFMDFGDLGDLLGSSGPDLNPDDAEPDLGEFDLGENAAPDPAADAMGDFLDTLPNDPGAVEEPLDDISEDAAPPDELPADDDFSMPEDLLNGLADDIESERASADTGDLGDFGSDLDLESLPDFGSDEITASDENTSDIEIPDLDEDLGSFEDAEPVDDVPAAAGADEESMDLSFDEGDGGFDLGGESLDLDTSSMGGDTFDNFNLDSDALKADFNIGSDIASGDAAASSGFGDDFGNLEDFSLPGIDNVFNGRTPGAAPGQAAPAGTKGAVVDEADLLGEVEEISLTDEDFGKLQDTLASYPLNLRIACEELIAEEAVSPDLMSNLIKLLVRGAPAKETAALAGKILGRTIPIPKGFEKKTGEELEAEQASFAYIFVHNFLPVLRLFMGIALVAVSLGYLIWNFIYLPQKAESIYKKGYERIAAGEYGRANDRFNEAFGIHQKKDWFYKYAEAFRDERQYIYAEEKYDQLLYYTASKNKRHIPEKKAVLDYANLETNYLRNYAKADSLLWRNILDYIPYDRDALLALGDNNLAWGEIEPARYEDAREAYAKLLENYGRTDPVLERMLKYFIRTDNLGEVLPLQNYFMYSEKRRITAPTLAELGGYLLDKRTEEVRGVPNEYRDSIGGIRDVLLRAVRSDTMLPESYYHLSRYYEYYGNSNDERLTLERANAAFDAAREETPRRLAYRIDALRRYAGILINRREFFPAEEQLVKGVHLYEDGLSRRILKSSPAYGKLYADLGDLEYFVKDGDMRTAIGYYRDSERTGYAPPEILYRMGAAHYQLRQWPDALNRFFAASSEMPLNRRILYALGNVSYLRGNYHAAQGYYDRLLEILDADRSRFPLIMPTDNEEQLELAERLMVAQNNMGVTLEALTERTGSNSYRSRAQGLYSDSERAWDVMTRNPLSMVRMRPSPEITAPGVNPAYLNVQNSLHPVPDYEPQFFLRIDKDVLEPSPWEGLAPPAFHLSEGLSSGR